The following are encoded together in the uncultured Cohaesibacter sp. genome:
- the ugpC gene encoding sn-glycerol-3-phosphate ABC transporter ATP-binding protein UgpC has product MTGVVLKNVVKKFGDVEVIHGVSLTIEDGEFCVFVGPSGCGKSTLMRMVAGLEATTSGSIHIGSLDVTKLDPADRGVAMVFQTYALYPHMTVEENMGFGLRMNGVPKDKIRKKVAEASRILKLDAYMDRKPKALSGGQRQRVAIGRTIVRGPDVFLFDEPLSNLDAELRVEMRVEIARLHKEIGATMIYVTHDQVEAMTLADKIVVLRDGNIEQVGKPLELYEDPDNRFVAGFIGSPSMNFLGAQVQDNKVFVTSLATSLSPYVDLPAAGTKIEVGIRPEHLSVDPDGTQFRIDFIERLGGLSYLHLMSENGERVVVAESGACQYQEQAAVGLAFDLGDIRLFERESGKRLR; this is encoded by the coding sequence ATGACCGGTGTTGTGCTGAAGAATGTAGTCAAGAAATTTGGCGATGTGGAAGTCATCCATGGCGTCAGTCTCACCATTGAGGATGGGGAATTCTGCGTTTTCGTCGGCCCGTCCGGCTGCGGCAAATCGACCTTGATGCGTATGGTGGCGGGGCTGGAGGCTACCACATCGGGCAGCATTCACATTGGCTCATTGGATGTAACCAAGCTTGATCCGGCGGATCGCGGTGTTGCCATGGTGTTTCAGACCTATGCCCTTTATCCGCATATGACGGTCGAGGAGAATATGGGGTTCGGGCTGCGCATGAATGGCGTGCCCAAGGATAAAATCCGCAAGAAGGTTGCCGAAGCCAGTCGGATCCTGAAGCTTGATGCCTATATGGATCGCAAGCCCAAGGCCTTGTCCGGCGGCCAGCGTCAGCGTGTGGCCATCGGTCGGACCATCGTGCGAGGGCCGGACGTGTTTTTGTTTGACGAACCCCTCAGCAATCTTGATGCGGAGCTTCGTGTCGAGATGCGTGTTGAAATCGCGCGGCTTCACAAGGAGATCGGCGCGACCATGATCTATGTAACCCACGATCAGGTCGAGGCGATGACGCTGGCTGACAAGATTGTGGTTCTGCGGGATGGAAATATCGAGCAGGTGGGCAAGCCTCTGGAGCTTTATGAGGACCCGGACAACCGTTTCGTGGCGGGCTTTATCGGCTCGCCTTCGATGAATTTTCTAGGTGCGCAGGTGCAGGACAACAAGGTGTTTGTCACCTCTCTGGCGACCAGCCTGTCACCCTATGTTGACTTGCCTGCGGCAGGAACCAAAATCGAAGTCGGCATTCGTCCCGAACATCTGTCAGTAGACCCAGATGGTACTCAATTTCGGATCGATTTCATCGAGCGATTGGGTGGCCTGTCCTATCTGCATTTGATGTCCGAAAACGGTGAGCGTGTTGTGGTCGCCGAAAGTGGAGCCTGCCAATATCAAGAACAAGCAGCTGTCGGTCTTGCATTCGATCTGGGCGACATCCGCTTGTTCGAACGGGAAAGCGGCAAACGCCTGCGATGA
- a CDS encoding 1,4-beta-xylanase, translating to MELNTTGRWPKTKAQNWWQQQSWVCGFNYLPSTAVNFLDMWMVESFDRETITRELRWAANIGFNSIRVNLHYLVWKHERDGFMERFDWFLGCASQVGLSVMPVLFDDCGFGGFEPVYGSQPDPVPGIHNSRAVASPGRAAVMDRNEWAGFRTYVTEILGHFSEDTRILAWDLYNEPGNGMIFGHDGSFSQYDPALADHSRDLMIQSFECARAVGVSQPLTVAAWRTPPVGDDSIAYDNEIDHLALALSDIITFHAYCDVDHARRYIEQLGAFGRPMLSTEWMARTIGSRIEDQLELYQKNNVGCYQWGFVRGRTQTHLPWPAMLETYHGRARHADDAPAEWFHDLLQTDGTSYDPREIEILSALTRKGCRESAE from the coding sequence ATGGAATTGAATACCACTGGCCGTTGGCCGAAGACCAAGGCCCAAAACTGGTGGCAGCAGCAGAGTTGGGTTTGCGGTTTCAACTATCTGCCATCTACCGCAGTCAATTTTCTGGACATGTGGATGGTGGAGAGTTTTGATCGCGAAACCATCACACGGGAGCTTCGCTGGGCAGCAAACATCGGTTTCAATTCCATCCGCGTCAATCTGCATTATCTGGTCTGGAAGCATGAGCGTGACGGGTTTATGGAGCGCTTCGACTGGTTCCTTGGCTGTGCCTCGCAGGTTGGGCTTTCTGTCATGCCGGTGCTGTTTGATGATTGCGGCTTCGGTGGGTTCGAGCCGGTCTATGGCTCGCAGCCAGACCCTGTGCCCGGTATTCATAACAGCCGAGCGGTTGCCAGCCCGGGGCGGGCTGCTGTGATGGATCGGAATGAGTGGGCTGGTTTCCGCACCTACGTCACCGAAATTCTGGGTCACTTTTCCGAGGATACGCGCATTCTGGCGTGGGACCTCTATAACGAGCCGGGCAATGGCATGATTTTCGGCCATGATGGTAGCTTTTCTCAATATGACCCGGCCTTGGCAGATCATAGTCGTGATCTGATGATCCAAAGCTTTGAGTGCGCCCGCGCCGTCGGGGTGAGCCAGCCGCTGACTGTTGCGGCATGGCGCACGCCGCCGGTTGGAGATGATAGTATCGCTTATGACAACGAGATCGACCATTTGGCGCTCGCGTTGTCCGACATCATCACTTTCCATGCCTATTGCGATGTTGATCATGCACGCCGGTATATAGAGCAGCTTGGGGCCTTTGGCCGTCCGATGCTGTCAACGGAATGGATGGCGCGAACGATCGGCAGCCGCATTGAAGACCAGCTAGAGCTTTATCAGAAAAATAATGTGGGATGTTACCAATGGGGCTTTGTGCGCGGCCGCACCCAGACCCATCTGCCGTGGCCCGCCATGCTGGAGACGTATCATGGCCGGGCTAGGCACGCAGATGATGCCCCGGCGGAATGGTTCCACGACCTGCTCCAGACGGACGGGACATCCTATGACCCCAGAGAAATCGAGATCCTTTCTGCTTTGACACGCAAGGGATGCAGAGAAAGCGCGGAGTAG
- a CDS encoding extracellular solute-binding protein, with protein sequence MKRLILAATMAIGVVTPTLAQEITLGRFFGACEDAGTDTKASVGEPCIVQSIINAASAEIDGVTIETLPTDWGNYYDQIKAAYAGGTPPDVHVMHRHRVAEFAGLGALADLTDDLAGAGIDVSDWAPAAREGVTYKGRVYGVPFDFHANLWHVNMDIMDEAGLVKDGKPILPTSVDELMAQAKQVKEKTGKDYLIGDFSQFDTGVRVVMSLIWQQGGDLYEGDTATVNTPEAKAALKVLTDLFDNGYAKPKLNYADSQQAFLNGEGAIFINGTWVVDFNDAQAADPDVALKNYYAASFPTLFGTDASWADSHMWAIPASVKKNDPEKYQAALKVLAFINDHNGDWARTGHMAVRKSVLESDAYAKLPHRTEYAGTAAMARTMPPNKHYGAIWDALNREYKAIWLTGKDVDEALSNAQTDVQDLLDR encoded by the coding sequence ATGAAAAGACTTATTCTGGCGGCGACGATGGCCATAGGTGTCGTCACCCCAACACTTGCTCAGGAGATCACGCTGGGCCGTTTCTTCGGAGCTTGTGAAGATGCAGGCACCGACACGAAGGCCTCCGTTGGCGAACCCTGCATCGTGCAATCGATCATCAACGCCGCAAGCGCTGAGATCGACGGTGTCACCATCGAGACGCTGCCCACAGATTGGGGCAACTATTATGACCAGATAAAAGCCGCCTATGCCGGAGGCACCCCGCCGGATGTCCATGTTATGCACCGTCACCGGGTTGCCGAATTCGCCGGTCTTGGTGCCCTTGCAGACTTGACCGATGATCTGGCTGGCGCCGGGATCGATGTCTCAGACTGGGCTCCGGCCGCCAGAGAGGGCGTGACCTACAAGGGCCGTGTCTATGGTGTGCCGTTCGATTTCCATGCCAATTTGTGGCACGTCAACATGGACATCATGGATGAGGCGGGTTTGGTCAAAGATGGCAAACCCATCCTTCCCACTTCGGTCGATGAGCTGATGGCGCAGGCCAAACAGGTCAAGGAGAAAACCGGCAAGGACTATCTCATCGGCGATTTTTCGCAGTTCGATACGGGCGTCCGGGTGGTCATGTCCCTGATCTGGCAACAGGGGGGCGACCTGTATGAGGGGGATACTGCCACGGTCAACACCCCTGAAGCGAAAGCCGCTCTCAAGGTCCTGACCGATCTGTTCGACAATGGCTATGCCAAGCCCAAGCTGAACTATGCTGATAGCCAGCAAGCCTTTCTCAACGGGGAAGGAGCAATCTTCATCAATGGCACATGGGTGGTCGACTTCAACGACGCACAGGCAGCCGACCCGGATGTTGCTCTCAAAAATTACTATGCTGCCAGTTTCCCAACCCTGTTCGGCACCGATGCCTCCTGGGCAGACAGCCATATGTGGGCGATCCCGGCCTCTGTGAAAAAGAATGACCCGGAGAAATATCAGGCCGCATTGAAGGTTCTGGCTTTCATCAATGACCACAATGGGGACTGGGCACGCACTGGCCATATGGCGGTCCGCAAATCTGTCCTGGAGAGTGATGCCTATGCCAAGCTGCCACACCGGACCGAATATGCTGGCACCGCTGCGATGGCCCGCACCATGCCGCCGAACAAGCATTACGGCGCGATCTGGGATGCGCTCAACCGCGAGTACAAAGCCATCTGGCTGACCGGCAAGGACGTCGATGAGGCCTTGTCCAACGCCCAGACTGATGTGCAGGATTTGCTGGATCGCTGA
- a CDS encoding carbohydrate ABC transporter permease has protein sequence MLGRSYYWLVTALAIPAFAWLVPILWMVSLSLQPNDVLARTTSSTFFGLVPIPFTLDNYTALFSFGHTPLWFLNSAIVAFGMTFAVLFVSTTAGYALARLDFPFKKGVIVFCLIGLMVPEQAVFIPLYTMFADLDWHNSYHALILPRVAVPIGVFLMMQFFKAIPSDIEEAARLDGVSWLQIFWHIMLPLARPAITTLAILTFLYAWNDYLWPLVSAQKREIFTITLGLASLQSNFAQSEGLGRVMASGVIATVPVVLLFLIFQRYVVQAMTAGGSKG, from the coding sequence ATGCTTGGACGCAGCTATTACTGGCTGGTGACAGCGCTTGCCATTCCCGCCTTTGCCTGGCTGGTTCCCATTCTCTGGATGGTGTCCCTGTCGCTGCAGCCCAATGATGTTCTGGCCCGAACCACCTCTTCGACCTTCTTTGGTCTGGTGCCGATCCCCTTTACGCTGGACAATTATACGGCTCTCTTTTCTTTTGGGCATACACCGCTGTGGTTCCTGAATTCGGCCATTGTCGCCTTCGGCATGACCTTTGCGGTGTTGTTCGTCTCCACCACCGCAGGTTATGCGTTGGCTCGGCTGGACTTTCCTTTCAAGAAGGGCGTGATTGTCTTCTGTCTCATCGGGCTGATGGTGCCAGAACAGGCCGTATTCATCCCGCTTTACACCATGTTTGCTGATCTTGACTGGCATAACAGCTACCACGCATTGATCCTGCCGCGGGTGGCTGTGCCGATCGGCGTGTTTCTGATGATGCAGTTCTTCAAGGCGATTCCTTCCGATATCGAGGAAGCTGCGCGCCTTGACGGGGTGAGCTGGTTGCAGATTTTCTGGCACATCATGTTGCCGCTCGCGCGCCCTGCTATCACCACGCTGGCTATCCTGACCTTTCTTTATGCATGGAACGATTATCTCTGGCCGCTGGTCTCGGCCCAGAAACGGGAGATTTTTACCATCACGCTCGGTCTCGCCAGCCTTCAATCAAATTTCGCACAGTCTGAGGGGCTCGGTCGGGTCATGGCATCCGGCGTCATCGCGACCGTACCTGTGGTTTTGCTTTTCCTCATCTTCCAGCGTTACGTGGTTCAGGCAATGACCGCAGGCGGAAGCAAAGGATAA
- a CDS encoding sugar ABC transporter permease, with the protein MASFRLSTRRLGQTGSALVLLTPFLIVYSAFLVFPFFRGIWISLHDWNLLEVAFNPDAKQFVGLRNFERIMWGRDIVWSATALPLIQMGSAAVLIGVFVLDRARRISRSTAILIGVVALAFFIACGFHPAEGGRWYDRRFWPTVGNTILFVALTVPGVTIVALVLAALLNRESRMMAIFRTVFFLSQVLSVTVVTLIWQIMFSPRQGLVANVMELFGGTPIHWLTDEGFAMAAIAITTVWWSLGVAMILFLAGLQDISRDIYEAAALDNARGLRAFRYITLPNLKRTITLVVVLQIIMHFQVFGQSHLMTGGGPDGSTQTLVRYIYQTGFRDSDLGRATAMAIFLFIIMGAFSIVQFILGRGEK; encoded by the coding sequence GTGGCCAGTTTTCGATTGTCGACACGGCGTTTGGGCCAAACCGGCTCGGCGCTTGTTCTGTTGACCCCTTTTTTGATTGTCTATAGCGCTTTTCTGGTCTTTCCCTTTTTCCGGGGAATCTGGATCAGTCTGCATGACTGGAATCTTCTGGAAGTGGCTTTCAATCCCGATGCCAAGCAATTCGTTGGCTTGCGTAATTTCGAGCGCATCATGTGGGGGAGAGACATCGTTTGGTCGGCAACTGCCCTTCCTTTAATTCAAATGGGTTCGGCGGCGGTTCTGATAGGCGTGTTTGTGCTTGATCGCGCGCGCCGCATCAGTCGATCAACAGCCATCCTGATTGGTGTGGTGGCGCTTGCTTTCTTCATCGCCTGCGGCTTTCATCCCGCAGAAGGGGGACGTTGGTACGACCGCCGCTTCTGGCCGACGGTCGGGAACACCATTCTGTTTGTTGCCCTGACCGTGCCCGGTGTCACCATTGTGGCGCTTGTCCTTGCTGCGCTTCTTAATCGCGAAAGCCGGATGATGGCGATTTTTCGCACCGTCTTCTTTCTCTCCCAGGTGCTGTCGGTCACGGTTGTGACCCTCATCTGGCAGATCATGTTCTCTCCACGACAGGGGCTTGTTGCCAATGTCATGGAGCTTTTTGGCGGAACTCCCATCCACTGGCTGACCGACGAAGGGTTTGCCATGGCTGCCATCGCCATCACCACGGTGTGGTGGTCTCTGGGTGTTGCCATGATCCTGTTTCTTGCCGGGCTTCAGGATATCAGTCGGGATATCTATGAGGCTGCCGCTCTTGATAATGCACGCGGCTTGCGCGCTTTCCGTTATATCACACTGCCCAATCTCAAGCGCACGATCACGCTGGTCGTGGTCCTGCAGATCATCATGCATTTTCAGGTATTCGGACAGTCGCATCTGATGACTGGCGGCGGGCCGGACGGCAGCACCCAGACCCTTGTGCGCTACATCTACCAAACCGGCTTCCGGGATAGCGATCTGGGGCGGGCGACGGCCATGGCGATCTTCCTGTTCATCATCATGGGGGCCTTTTCTATCGTGCAATTCATTCTAGGGCGGGGAGAGAAGTGA
- a CDS encoding LacI family DNA-binding transcriptional regulator yields MNDVALRAGVSQSTVSFVLNGQEDMRISSETRSRVLQAVRDLGYRPRSAGRPPAGAGHGVIGLMVDEIATSHFAAISIDAIQSAAWKENVVLETVMTGGDKEYERAILRKWSADRVRGVIYSSILTRMVSPPDLLANHKCLLMNCYDRKGRYASIVPGECQGGERAARALIDAGHRRIAFITGEPWMDAARLRREGFEQALADAGLQLDPELIVEGNFLASGGRSATLQLMNRSNPPEAIFCSNDLTAVGCYEALKELGLKIGIDVGVMGYDDQEIAQHLHPTLTTVLLPHAEMGQLATEQILADQDILLQQVEVACPLVERVSHLRSTS; encoded by the coding sequence ATGAATGACGTTGCTCTCAGAGCAGGCGTTTCGCAATCCACCGTATCTTTTGTCCTCAACGGTCAGGAAGATATGCGGATCAGCAGCGAGACCCGCAGCCGTGTGCTGCAGGCAGTGCGTGACCTCGGCTATCGACCCCGATCAGCAGGCCGCCCGCCCGCGGGTGCTGGCCATGGTGTGATCGGCCTGATGGTCGATGAAATTGCGACCAGCCATTTCGCCGCCATTTCCATTGATGCCATCCAATCCGCCGCCTGGAAGGAAAATGTCGTCCTGGAAACCGTTATGACCGGGGGTGACAAGGAATATGAGCGCGCCATTCTGCGCAAATGGTCAGCGGACCGAGTGCGGGGTGTTATCTACAGCTCCATTCTAACCCGCATGGTCTCCCCTCCTGATTTGCTTGCCAATCACAAATGCCTTTTGATGAACTGTTATGACCGGAAAGGGCGCTATGCCTCGATTGTCCCCGGCGAGTGTCAGGGTGGCGAGAGAGCAGCTCGGGCTCTCATTGATGCAGGACATCGCCGTATTGCGTTCATCACGGGAGAGCCATGGATGGACGCGGCCAGACTACGACGGGAAGGCTTCGAACAGGCCTTGGCCGATGCTGGCCTTCAATTGGATCCGGAGCTGATTGTGGAGGGCAACTTCCTTGCGTCCGGAGGTCGCAGTGCGACCCTTCAATTGATGAACCGAAGCAATCCTCCCGAAGCCATATTCTGTTCGAACGATCTGACAGCCGTGGGCTGCTATGAGGCGCTCAAGGAATTGGGATTGAAAATCGGGATCGATGTTGGCGTCATGGGATATGACGATCAGGAAATCGCGCAACATCTGCATCCGACTCTGACCACCGTTCTCTTGCCCCATGCAGAAATGGGACAATTGGCAACCGAACAAATCCTTGCCGATCAGGACATCCTTTTGCAGCAGGTCGAAGTGGCATGCCCTTTGGTTGAGCGGGTATCGCACTTGCGAAGCACATCTTGA
- a CDS encoding helix-turn-helix domain-containing protein gives MNSKPPFELDGAIPAHPELDPSHPLVIFDDHRFCAGTTTEVRRMAGPHMHSQIEINYVLEGQMTYWFDGRELTLSADRLCLFWGMSPHQVTDRKEGTKFVCLYMPMSAILGMANLPRLRAALFRGAVIEALSIRPYDRQMFLDWRKELLAGDANMEEILRSELVARVKRIENDGWRDLREQGEVLVNLRQCDVERIHHIEQMLRFISENALRKISVDDVAEAAGLHPNYAMMVFKRTMGSTINQAIVRHRLDTARSLLISTELTVVEIAFESGFGSLSTFYDAFQKRFNEKPMQFRKQMRSKNINKSLSNAGKMHFM, from the coding sequence ATGAACAGCAAGCCACCTTTCGAACTTGACGGTGCCATTCCCGCGCACCCGGAGCTTGATCCATCACACCCTCTTGTCATCTTTGATGATCATCGCTTCTGCGCAGGGACGACAACCGAGGTTCGCCGTATGGCAGGCCCGCATATGCACAGCCAGATCGAGATCAACTATGTGCTGGAAGGGCAGATGACCTATTGGTTCGATGGGCGCGAATTGACCCTATCCGCCGACCGGTTGTGTTTGTTCTGGGGCATGAGCCCGCATCAGGTCACAGACCGCAAGGAGGGCACGAAGTTCGTTTGCCTTTACATGCCGATGTCTGCCATCCTCGGCATGGCAAATCTTCCCCGCCTGCGCGCAGCACTCTTTCGCGGCGCTGTAATCGAGGCCTTGTCCATCCGGCCCTATGACCGACAGATGTTTTTGGACTGGCGCAAGGAGCTGCTTGCAGGAGACGCGAATATGGAGGAAATTCTCCGCTCCGAACTGGTGGCGCGCGTCAAACGCATCGAAAATGACGGCTGGCGCGATCTGCGCGAGCAGGGGGAGGTGCTGGTCAATCTACGCCAATGCGATGTGGAGCGTATTCACCATATCGAACAGATGTTGCGCTTCATCAGTGAAAATGCCCTGCGGAAAATTTCCGTTGATGATGTGGCAGAGGCTGCGGGGTTGCATCCCAACTATGCCATGATGGTCTTCAAGCGCACGATGGGATCGACAATCAATCAGGCCATTGTCCGGCACCGTCTTGATACCGCCCGATCCCTCTTGATCTCAACCGAGCTGACCGTTGTTGAAATTGCCTTTGAATCAGGGTTCGGGTCGCTCTCCACCTTCTACGATGCCTTCCAGAAGCGGTTTAACGAAAAGCCCATGCAATTCCGCAAGCAGATGCGGTCGAAGAATATCAACAAAAGCCTGTCAAACGCAGGAAAAATGCACTTCATGTAA
- a CDS encoding extracellular solute-binding protein — translation MTLCERLGGIALCATLVSSTAFAGELVLNSDQSDPAPKKAMEELIAGFEAANPDITVKWNNFDHEGYKSAIRNFLSADAPDVAAWYAGNRMAPFVKAGLFEDVTDVWDENNLNEELKSAAASMTIDGKKWGVPYTYYQWGIYYNKDAYKKAGVEIPKNWDEFVAACKKFDAAGVDCLTTGTKYLWPGAGIFDYINLRTNGYEFHMDLTAGKVKWTDDRVKATFDNWAKIVPYTTKNHAALDWQEAAALLVQGKAANYVMGNFAVATFREGGMSDDNLGFMLFPEITPGVPRAEDAPTDTFHIPSGAKNKADAKKFLAYLASPDVQTKMNITLSQLPVNNKSEAADDPFLKAGFKALSSAYALAQFFDRDAPADMAKAGMEAFQEFMTKPERQEKILKRLEKIRTKVYR, via the coding sequence ATGACACTTTGCGAACGACTGGGCGGCATCGCCCTTTGCGCTACTCTTGTTTCATCAACGGCCTTTGCCGGGGAACTGGTCCTCAATTCGGATCAGTCCGATCCGGCGCCCAAAAAGGCCATGGAAGAACTGATTGCCGGTTTTGAGGCAGCCAATCCTGACATCACGGTCAAGTGGAACAATTTCGACCACGAGGGCTACAAATCCGCCATTCGCAACTTTTTGAGCGCCGATGCGCCCGATGTTGCGGCTTGGTATGCAGGCAACCGCATGGCTCCCTTTGTGAAGGCGGGATTGTTCGAAGACGTCACCGATGTCTGGGATGAAAACAACCTCAATGAAGAGTTGAAATCCGCCGCCGCTTCCATGACCATAGATGGCAAGAAATGGGGCGTTCCCTACACTTATTATCAGTGGGGCATCTACTACAACAAGGATGCCTACAAGAAGGCAGGCGTTGAGATTCCCAAAAACTGGGACGAGTTCGTCGCCGCATGCAAAAAATTCGATGCCGCCGGGGTAGACTGCCTCACCACGGGCACGAAATATCTGTGGCCCGGCGCCGGCATCTTCGACTATATCAACCTGCGCACCAATGGCTACGAGTTCCACATGGACCTCACAGCAGGCAAGGTTAAATGGACGGATGATCGCGTCAAGGCCACCTTCGACAACTGGGCCAAGATCGTGCCCTACACGACGAAAAACCATGCCGCTCTTGACTGGCAGGAAGCCGCCGCCCTTCTGGTGCAGGGCAAGGCCGCCAATTACGTGATGGGCAACTTTGCCGTCGCCACCTTCCGTGAAGGCGGCATGAGCGATGACAATCTGGGCTTCATGCTCTTCCCCGAAATCACGCCGGGCGTGCCAAGGGCCGAAGATGCGCCGACGGATACCTTCCACATCCCGTCAGGGGCCAAGAACAAGGCAGACGCCAAAAAGTTCCTTGCCTATCTCGCCTCTCCGGATGTGCAGACCAAGATGAACATCACGCTTAGCCAGCTGCCGGTCAACAACAAGTCCGAAGCGGCTGACGACCCGTTCCTCAAGGCTGGCTTCAAAGCCCTGTCGAGCGCCTATGCGCTGGCGCAGTTCTTCGACCGGGACGCCCCGGCCGACATGGCCAAGGCAGGCATGGAAGCCTTTCAGGAATTCATGACCAAGCCGGAGCGTCAGGAGAAGATTCTGAAGCGCCTCGAGAAAATCCGGACCAAGGTCTACAGGTAA
- a CDS encoding sugar ABC transporter permease, whose amino-acid sequence MAGREKLRKKSKYNWAPWLFLAPGILMFLIYVIWPIFQSIRISFYDWDGLGKMTWIGLENYIYLLDDDSFYTSLWNNLIWLVLYLLAVPAGLGIALFLNQTVTGIRLYKSLFFFPFVISQVVVGLIFTWFYAPDFGLLPKIIGFFTGDEIAILADERFATYGVIFAGLWPQIAYCMILYLTGLNNINPEQVEAARMDNAKGLSMLWYVILPQLRPATFMSIVVTVIGALRSFDLISIMTVGGPFGSTRVLSYFMYEQALSEYGYSMGYGAAIAVVLFAIMLVFISIFIVRMLSQERNG is encoded by the coding sequence ATGGCGGGTCGAGAAAAATTGCGAAAAAAGAGCAAATATAACTGGGCGCCATGGCTGTTTCTGGCCCCCGGCATCCTGATGTTCCTCATCTATGTGATCTGGCCGATCTTCCAGTCGATCCGTATTTCCTTTTACGACTGGGATGGTCTTGGAAAGATGACCTGGATCGGGCTGGAGAATTATATCTATCTGCTGGACGATGATTCCTTCTACACATCACTCTGGAACAACCTCATCTGGCTGGTCCTCTATCTTTTGGCGGTTCCCGCCGGATTGGGTATCGCCCTGTTCCTTAATCAGACCGTCACCGGAATCCGGCTGTACAAGTCGCTCTTCTTCTTCCCCTTCGTGATCTCTCAGGTGGTCGTCGGCCTCATCTTCACCTGGTTCTATGCCCCTGATTTCGGCCTGCTGCCCAAGATCATCGGCTTCTTCACGGGCGATGAAATCGCCATCCTCGCCGATGAGCGCTTCGCCACCTATGGCGTCATCTTCGCTGGTCTCTGGCCACAGATCGCCTATTGCATGATCCTCTATCTCACCGGGCTCAACAACATCAATCCCGAGCAGGTGGAAGCGGCCCGCATGGACAATGCCAAGGGCTTATCCATGCTCTGGTATGTGATCCTGCCGCAGCTGCGCCCTGCGACCTTCATGTCCATTGTCGTGACGGTGATTGGCGCCTTGCGCTCCTTCGACCTCATCTCGATCATGACGGTTGGCGGCCCCTTCGGCTCCACCCGCGTCTTGTCCTACTTCATGTATGAGCAGGCCCTTTCCGAATATGGCTATTCGATGGGATATGGCGCGGCCATTGCCGTGGTGCTGTTTGCCATCATGCTCGTCTTCATCTCCATCTTCATTGTCCGCATGCTGAGCCAGGAGAGGAATGGCTGA
- a CDS encoding carbohydrate ABC transporter permease, protein MFPKPIQQTPRWAQLTYKIMLPIALVIWLLPLLGIAITSIRPASDLAAGNYFGMPSSFAGIENYTAVFERSNIGYYILNSFKITIPTVIGAVALASLSGYALAVYRFKGNLLIFFMFVAGNFVPFQILAIPVRDLTQSLGLYNTTTGLVMFHVAFQTGFCTLFMRNFIKGLPYALIESARVEGVSEWRIFLYVVMPIMRPALAALSVLIFTFIWNDYFWATVMAQSADVRPVTAGMNELKGQWKAAWELIAAASILAALPPVTMFFLMQRHFIAGLTLGATKG, encoded by the coding sequence ATGTTTCCCAAACCCATTCAACAAACACCCCGTTGGGCTCAACTCACCTACAAGATCATGCTGCCCATCGCCCTTGTGATCTGGCTTCTGCCGCTGCTCGGCATCGCCATCACCTCGATCCGGCCCGCCTCGGATCTGGCTGCGGGAAACTATTTCGGCATGCCATCAAGCTTTGCTGGGATCGAGAATTACACTGCGGTCTTTGAGCGCAGCAATATCGGCTATTACATCCTCAATTCCTTCAAGATCACGATCCCCACAGTCATCGGTGCCGTGGCCTTGGCGAGCCTGTCGGGCTATGCCCTTGCGGTCTATCGCTTCAAGGGCAACCTGCTGATCTTTTTCATGTTCGTGGCCGGCAATTTCGTGCCCTTCCAGATCCTTGCCATTCCGGTGCGCGACCTGACGCAAAGTCTTGGCCTGTATAACACCACCACGGGTCTGGTGATGTTCCATGTCGCTTTCCAGACCGGCTTCTGCACCCTCTTCATGCGCAACTTCATCAAGGGGCTCCCCTATGCCCTCATCGAAAGCGCGCGGGTGGAAGGCGTCTCGGAATGGAGGATTTTTCTCTATGTGGTGATGCCGATCATGCGTCCGGCTCTTGCGGCCCTGTCGGTGCTCATCTTCACCTTTATCTGGAACGACTATTTCTGGGCCACCGTCATGGCGCAATCCGCTGATGTACGCCCCGTTACGGCGGGCATGAACGAGTTGAAGGGTCAATGGAAAGCGGCGTGGGAATTGATCGCGGCGGCCTCGATCCTCGCCGCCCTGCCGCCGGTGACCATGTTCTTCCTGATGCAGCGCCATTTCATCGCCGGATTAACACTGGGAGCGACCAAGGGATGA